The following coding sequences lie in one Streptococcus suis genomic window:
- a CDS encoding IS110 family transposase, which produces MFHFTTLFIGMDVHKESFSLCYYDMMANQFKHSTKVGPNVSYIVNYVNELRRLYGQDAEVLCGYEAGCLGFTLYHQLQAHGIPCIVMAPTTVMKEGSKRVKTDKKDAAQLAKALAFRSYRPVHIPTVEDEQVKEYIRMRTDHKVALKKIKQQILAFCLRHDFRYTEGSSNWTQKHVRWLRSLNPDGLYAEILTEYLLTYEKLVDQIERYDARIEQLGQSDSYQEKVSRLSCFIGIKTLTALSIVTEIGDFNRFATAQHFASYLGLTPSENSSGDKERRGAITKAGNSHARRLLIEAAQSLAKGTIGYKSKELKRRQSGNRVEVIAYADKANERLRRRYRTLVLGKNKKQNVAKTAIARELSGFIWGMMTGRIA; this is translated from the coding sequence ATGTTTCATTTTACCACACTTTTCATCGGAATGGATGTTCACAAAGAAAGTTTTTCACTCTGCTATTATGATATGATGGCGAATCAATTCAAACATAGCACTAAAGTTGGTCCAAATGTTAGCTATATTGTGAACTATGTGAATGAGCTTCGTCGTTTATATGGTCAAGATGCAGAAGTGTTATGTGGCTACGAAGCCGGATGTCTTGGATTTACCCTATATCACCAGCTACAAGCTCACGGGATTCCCTGTATCGTGATGGCGCCTACAACGGTGATGAAGGAAGGATCTAAGCGTGTTAAGACTGATAAAAAAGATGCAGCTCAACTCGCAAAAGCTCTGGCCTTTCGTAGCTATCGGCCTGTTCATATTCCTACTGTTGAGGATGAACAAGTCAAAGAATATATCCGCATGAGAACAGACCACAAAGTGGCTCTGAAGAAAATCAAACAACAAATTCTTGCCTTCTGTCTCCGACATGATTTTCGCTATACCGAGGGAAGCAGTAATTGGACACAGAAACATGTCCGCTGGCTCCGTTCCCTAAATCCTGATGGACTTTATGCAGAGATTTTGACAGAATATCTATTGACCTATGAGAAATTAGTAGATCAAATAGAACGGTATGATGCACGAATTGAGCAACTGGGTCAAAGCGACAGTTACCAAGAGAAGGTCTCACGGCTTTCTTGCTTTATTGGCATTAAAACACTAACTGCTCTTTCCATTGTGACAGAAATCGGTGATTTTAATCGCTTTGCGACAGCTCAACATTTTGCTTCTTATCTTGGGCTAACTCCTAGCGAAAATTCTAGCGGCGACAAGGAGAGAAGAGGTGCTATCACCAAAGCTGGGAATAGCCATGCGAGACGACTTCTGATAGAAGCTGCACAATCATTGGCTAAGGGGACGATTGGGTATAAATCCAAAGAATTGAAAAGGAGACAAAGTGGAAACCGAGTGGAGGTGATTGCTTATGCGGATAAGGCTAATGAACGCTTAAGAAGACGTTATCGCACACTTGTTCTAGGAAAAAATAAGAAACAAAATGTTGCTAAAACAGCTATTGCACGAGAATTGTCTGGTTTTATTTGGGGGATGATGACAGGAAGAATAGCTTGA